From one Alphaproteobacteria bacterium genomic stretch:
- the rpsK gene encoding 30S ribosomal protein S11, producing MAKETTRVKRSERKNITSAVAHVHATFNNTKITIADAQGNAIAWASAGQQGFKGSRKSTPYAAQLAAEDAGKKAMEHGVKTLEVQVKGPGSGRESALRALQAVGFVVTTIRDVSPIAHNGCRPPKRRRV from the coding sequence ATGGCGAAAGAAACGACGCGGGTAAAGCGCAGCGAGCGCAAAAACATAACCTCGGCGGTGGCACACGTTCATGCCACCTTCAACAACACCAAGATTACCATTGCCGATGCCCAAGGCAATGCCATTGCCTGGGCTTCGGCCGGGCAGCAGGGTTTCAAGGGCTCGCGCAAGTCGACGCCCTATGCCGCCCAGCTGGCCGCCGAGGATGCCGGTAAGAAGGCCATGGAACACGGTGTCAAAACCCTGGAGGTTCAGGTCAAGGGACCCGGCTCGGGGCGCGAAAGTGCGCTCAGGGCACTGCAGGCGGTGGGTTTCGTGGTGACCACGATACGCGATGTCTCGCCGATCGCCCACAACGGTTGTCGACCCCCCAAGCGGCGTCGGGTCTAG